From the Hylaeus volcanicus isolate JK05 chromosome 4, UHH_iyHylVolc1.0_haploid, whole genome shotgun sequence genome, one window contains:
- the LOC128875351 gene encoding major facilitator superfamily domain-containing protein 6 isoform X1 translates to MQNYGHEDYDYEGGSQQGTGRSLPQVPGVRPMVDPQASGEVDPTLYPQPKEATNKIRGKSDVIEYLFGAVDQELLTVKTFYFFFYSAFGSLFPLMGVYFKQMGMNAAQCGLLIGLRPLIEFISAPFWGSLADRWQKGKLILLASLCCWIIFTLPLGFIQPPATSCVVMRNNSVYLEPSNPQQRIVKRSVDLDELYRNRNEEKCLEVAANVVFERLRKNEDVDEEKNVSDNTSDRDADTDADTDADADTDADAEPGKRNLASNRLRREAALTTEGSRVEQEELEYKQLVFDDNANNAEAKIVDFETLQRRNRPADVLEYKRFLNNQPLDDAGDGRPPKKAYAHTKPRTKPPPIKVMVKRDADNTRRDSSTNNLRKLMFSESKEASEENEENEDEEKKNIEASRPLSSVRVRRYARVPHSGQSPHTVAYAANYNEQQNKGWVKPLFSSIVYRLPDIQKTFFLLLLLVIVGEFFSAPAITLADSAVITLLGEDADRYGHQRMFGSLGWGLAMFFVGIALDHSTAFPEHPCGPDAREKNYTICFAIFSVLMGAALITATQINFKYDVIATEPEVVKPPTEPTREEQLQSQLSQQLNLPSLQDSSAAVNPKPQPPEGKTKMFAQTMREIPEWVTVLKQFKDVKCASFLFVAWFMGFGIGLIFTFLFWHLQDYGGTPTLFGVASVINHISEIFAYFFSFKLIRQLGHVKVLCMGLGGNVLRFLYISWLTTPWWVLPFEFIQGITHAAVWAACCSYIAHNTPPQLRTSAQGVLQGVHHGLGRGCGAVIGGMFVDAYGTTATFRAYGLFCIVVLGGFVFINFYRKDTGFVSNLPQTEDPRQVAEATHLAPHGVPSNAIPRALSSTRLHELANQDSGYGATYQTSAGNLGVPGANGGPVNPTNPFLNSGGGGGGGFNYGMTGKGEDEYIRRSFQLYNEAVSREFDLVKPPPIVTHLHAQQPCTNPFHQHDYEW, encoded by the exons ATGCAGAACTATGGACACGAGGATTACGATTACGAGGGTGGATCGCAACAGGGCACCGGTAGGTCGCTGCCCCAGGTGCCAGGTGTCAGGCCCATGGTGGATCCTCAAGCGAGCGGCGAAGTCGATCCCACATTGTATCCGCAGCCAAAAGAGGCAACGAACAAGATCCGTGGCAAAAGCGACGTGATCGAGTATTTATTCGGGGCCGTGGACCAGGAACTACTCACGGTCAAGACCttctacttctttttttattcggcGTTCGGCTCCCTCTTTCCTCTGATGGGAGTCTACTTTAAGCAGATGGGTATGAACGCAGCCCAGTGCGGACTTTTGATCGGACTCAGGCCTCTGATCGAGTTCATCAGTGCGCCTTTCTGGGGTTCGTTGGCTGATAG ATGGCAGAAAGGCAAACTGATCCTTTTAGCTTCCCTTTGCTGTTGGATCATCTTCACCCTTCCTCTGGGCTTTATTCAACCTCCGGCTACATCTTGCGTGGTTATGCGAAACAATAGCGTGTATCTGGAGCCATCGAATCCCCAGCAGAGGATTGTCAAGAGGTCGGTCGATCTCGATGAATTGTACAGAAATCGAAACGAGGAGAAATGTTTGGAAGTCGCCGCGAACGTTGTGTTTGAGAGATTACGGAAAAACGAGGACgtcgacgaagaaaagaatgtttcgGATAATACGAGTGACCGCGACGCCGACACCGACGCCgacaccgacgccgacgccgacaccgacgccgacgccgaacCAGGTAAGCGGAACCTCGCCAGTAACAGGCTTCGAAGAGAGGCTGCTCTCACGACCGAAGGGAGCCGCGTCGAACAAGAGGAACTCGAGTACAAGCAGTTGGTGTTCGACGACAACGCAAACAATGCCGAAGCCAAGATCGTCGATTTCGAGACTTTGCAAAGAAGAAATCGTCCAGCCGATGTCCTCGAGTACAAGCGCTTCCTTAAC AACCAACCTTTGGACGACGCCGGCGACGGGAGGCCGCCAAAGAAAGCGTACGCGCACACCAAACCCCGGACGAAACCACCGCCGATAAAGGTCATGGTGAAACGAGACGCGGATAATACGAGACGCGACTCGTCGACGAATAATCTCCGTAAACTGATGTTCTCGGAGTCAAAAGAAGCGAGCGAGGAGAACGAGGAGAACGAGGAcgaggagaaaaagaatatcgaGGCATCGCGGCCGTTATCGTCGGTCAGGGTTCGACGGTACGCTAGGGTGCCTCACTCTGGCCAGAGTCCTCATACGGTGGCTTACGCTGCCAACTACAACGAACAACAAAACAAGGGATGGGTGAAGCCGTTGTTCAGCTCGATCGTCTACAGGCTGCCG GACATTCAAAAGACCTTCTTTTTGCTATTGCTGTTGGTGATAGTCGGCGAGTTCTTCTCGGCACCTGCGATCACGTTGGCGGATTCAGCCGTCATCACTCTGCTGGGCGAAGACGCGGATAG GTACGGTCATCAGCGAATGTTTGGCAGTTTGGGCTGGGGATTGGCCATGTTTTTCGTTGGCATCGCTTTGGATCACAGCACCGCCTTCCCGGAACATCCTTGCGGACCAGACGCCAGAGAGAAGAACTACACGATTTGTTTCGCGATTTTTAGCGTACTGATGGGCGCTGCGCTGATCACAGCCACGCAAATCAACTTCAAGTACGACGTGATCGCGACGGAGCCG GAAGTGGTCAAGCCTCCGACGGAACCGACGAGAGAAGAACAATTGCAGAGTCAACTGTCTCAACAGCTGAACCTCCCCAGTCTTCAGGATTCGTCAGCCGCGGTGAATCCGAAGCCTCAGCCGCCGGAAGGCAAG ACGAAAATGTTTGCTCAAACGATGCGAGAGATCCCGGAATGGGTAACCGTACTCAAGCAATTCAAAGACGTAAAGTGCGCGTCCTTCCTTTTCGTCGCCTGGTTCATGGGCTTCGGTATCGGACTGATCTTCACTTTCTTGTTCTGGCATCTTCAAGATTACGGCGGCACGCCTACTCTGTTCGGTGTTGCTTCCGTGATTAACCACATCTCCGAGATATTCGCCTATTTTTTCAGCTTCAAGCTGATCCGTCAGCTCGGTCACGTAAAG GTGTTGTGCATGGGATTAGGTGGAAACGTTCTCCGTTTTCTCTACATATCTTGGTTGACAACGCCCTGGTGGGTGTTGCCTTTCGAATTCATTCAAGGAATAACTCACGCCGCTGTTTGGGCCGCGTGTTGCAGCTACATAGCTCACAACACACCCCCGCAGTTGCGCACCAGCGCGCAAGGTGTCCTTCAAGGTGTCCATCACGGTCTTGGCAGAGGATGCGGTGCTGTAATCGGTGGCATGTTTGTCGATGCTTACG GAACAACCGCGACCTTTCGAGCCTATGGTCTGTTTTGCATCGTGGTTCTCGGTGGGTTCGTGTTTATCAATTTCTACAGAAAGGACACAGGCTTCGTATCGAATTTGCCGCAAACGGAAGATCCTCGCCAAGTAGCCGAGGCCACGCACTTGGCGCCGCACGGGGTGCCGAGCAACGCCATACCTCGAGCATTGAGCTCGACGCGTCTGCACGAGCTGGCTAATCAGGACTCGGGCTACGGCGCTACTTATCAAACCTCGGCCGGCAACCTCGGTGTACCCGGTGCAAATGGAG
- the LOC128875351 gene encoding major facilitator superfamily domain-containing protein 6 isoform X2 — MQNYGHEDYDYEGGSQQGTGRSLPQVPGVRPMVDPQASGEVDPTLYPQPKEATNKIRGKSDVIEYLFGAVDQELLTVKTFYFFFYSAFGSLFPLMGVYFKQMGMNAAQCGLLIGLRPLIEFISAPFWGSLADRWQKGKLILLASLCCWIIFTLPLGFIQPPATSCVVMRNNSVYLEPSNPQQRIVKRSVDLDELYRNRNEEKCLEVAANVVFERLRKNEDVDEEKNVSDNTSDRDADTDADTDADADTDADAEPGKRNLASNRLRREAALTTEGSRVEQEELEYKQLVFDDNANNAEAKIVDFETLQRRNRPADVLEYKRFLNNQPLDDAGDGRPPKKAYAHTKPRTKPPPIKVMVKRDADNTRRDSSTNNLRKLMFSESKEASEENEENEDEEKKNIEASRPLSSVRVRRYARVPHSGQSPHTVAYAANYNEQQNKGWVKPLFSSIVYRLPDIQKTFFLLLLLVIVGEFFSAPAITLADSAVITLLGEDADRYGHQRMFGSLGWGLAMFFVGIALDHSTAFPEHPCGPDAREKNYTICFAIFSVLMGAALITATQINFKYDVIATEPEVVKPPTEPTREEQLQSQLSQQLNLPSLQDSSAAVNPKPQPPEGKTKMFAQTMREIPEWVTVLKQFKDVKCASFLFVAWFMGFGIGLIFTFLFWHLQDYGGTPTLFGVASVINHISEIFAYFFSFKLIRQLGHVKVLCMGLGGNVLRFLYISWLTTPWWVLPFEFIQGITHAAVWAACCSYIAHNTPPQLRTSAQGVLQGVHHGLGRGCGAVIGGMFVDAYGTTATFRAYGLFCIVVLGGFVFINFYRKDTGFVSNLPQTEDPRQVAEATHLAPHGVPSNAIPRALSSTRLHELANQDSGYGATYQTSAGNLGVPGANGGPVNPTNPFLNSGGGGGGGFNYALQ; from the exons ATGCAGAACTATGGACACGAGGATTACGATTACGAGGGTGGATCGCAACAGGGCACCGGTAGGTCGCTGCCCCAGGTGCCAGGTGTCAGGCCCATGGTGGATCCTCAAGCGAGCGGCGAAGTCGATCCCACATTGTATCCGCAGCCAAAAGAGGCAACGAACAAGATCCGTGGCAAAAGCGACGTGATCGAGTATTTATTCGGGGCCGTGGACCAGGAACTACTCACGGTCAAGACCttctacttctttttttattcggcGTTCGGCTCCCTCTTTCCTCTGATGGGAGTCTACTTTAAGCAGATGGGTATGAACGCAGCCCAGTGCGGACTTTTGATCGGACTCAGGCCTCTGATCGAGTTCATCAGTGCGCCTTTCTGGGGTTCGTTGGCTGATAG ATGGCAGAAAGGCAAACTGATCCTTTTAGCTTCCCTTTGCTGTTGGATCATCTTCACCCTTCCTCTGGGCTTTATTCAACCTCCGGCTACATCTTGCGTGGTTATGCGAAACAATAGCGTGTATCTGGAGCCATCGAATCCCCAGCAGAGGATTGTCAAGAGGTCGGTCGATCTCGATGAATTGTACAGAAATCGAAACGAGGAGAAATGTTTGGAAGTCGCCGCGAACGTTGTGTTTGAGAGATTACGGAAAAACGAGGACgtcgacgaagaaaagaatgtttcgGATAATACGAGTGACCGCGACGCCGACACCGACGCCgacaccgacgccgacgccgacaccgacgccgacgccgaacCAGGTAAGCGGAACCTCGCCAGTAACAGGCTTCGAAGAGAGGCTGCTCTCACGACCGAAGGGAGCCGCGTCGAACAAGAGGAACTCGAGTACAAGCAGTTGGTGTTCGACGACAACGCAAACAATGCCGAAGCCAAGATCGTCGATTTCGAGACTTTGCAAAGAAGAAATCGTCCAGCCGATGTCCTCGAGTACAAGCGCTTCCTTAAC AACCAACCTTTGGACGACGCCGGCGACGGGAGGCCGCCAAAGAAAGCGTACGCGCACACCAAACCCCGGACGAAACCACCGCCGATAAAGGTCATGGTGAAACGAGACGCGGATAATACGAGACGCGACTCGTCGACGAATAATCTCCGTAAACTGATGTTCTCGGAGTCAAAAGAAGCGAGCGAGGAGAACGAGGAGAACGAGGAcgaggagaaaaagaatatcgaGGCATCGCGGCCGTTATCGTCGGTCAGGGTTCGACGGTACGCTAGGGTGCCTCACTCTGGCCAGAGTCCTCATACGGTGGCTTACGCTGCCAACTACAACGAACAACAAAACAAGGGATGGGTGAAGCCGTTGTTCAGCTCGATCGTCTACAGGCTGCCG GACATTCAAAAGACCTTCTTTTTGCTATTGCTGTTGGTGATAGTCGGCGAGTTCTTCTCGGCACCTGCGATCACGTTGGCGGATTCAGCCGTCATCACTCTGCTGGGCGAAGACGCGGATAG GTACGGTCATCAGCGAATGTTTGGCAGTTTGGGCTGGGGATTGGCCATGTTTTTCGTTGGCATCGCTTTGGATCACAGCACCGCCTTCCCGGAACATCCTTGCGGACCAGACGCCAGAGAGAAGAACTACACGATTTGTTTCGCGATTTTTAGCGTACTGATGGGCGCTGCGCTGATCACAGCCACGCAAATCAACTTCAAGTACGACGTGATCGCGACGGAGCCG GAAGTGGTCAAGCCTCCGACGGAACCGACGAGAGAAGAACAATTGCAGAGTCAACTGTCTCAACAGCTGAACCTCCCCAGTCTTCAGGATTCGTCAGCCGCGGTGAATCCGAAGCCTCAGCCGCCGGAAGGCAAG ACGAAAATGTTTGCTCAAACGATGCGAGAGATCCCGGAATGGGTAACCGTACTCAAGCAATTCAAAGACGTAAAGTGCGCGTCCTTCCTTTTCGTCGCCTGGTTCATGGGCTTCGGTATCGGACTGATCTTCACTTTCTTGTTCTGGCATCTTCAAGATTACGGCGGCACGCCTACTCTGTTCGGTGTTGCTTCCGTGATTAACCACATCTCCGAGATATTCGCCTATTTTTTCAGCTTCAAGCTGATCCGTCAGCTCGGTCACGTAAAG GTGTTGTGCATGGGATTAGGTGGAAACGTTCTCCGTTTTCTCTACATATCTTGGTTGACAACGCCCTGGTGGGTGTTGCCTTTCGAATTCATTCAAGGAATAACTCACGCCGCTGTTTGGGCCGCGTGTTGCAGCTACATAGCTCACAACACACCCCCGCAGTTGCGCACCAGCGCGCAAGGTGTCCTTCAAGGTGTCCATCACGGTCTTGGCAGAGGATGCGGTGCTGTAATCGGTGGCATGTTTGTCGATGCTTACG GAACAACCGCGACCTTTCGAGCCTATGGTCTGTTTTGCATCGTGGTTCTCGGTGGGTTCGTGTTTATCAATTTCTACAGAAAGGACACAGGCTTCGTATCGAATTTGCCGCAAACGGAAGATCCTCGCCAAGTAGCCGAGGCCACGCACTTGGCGCCGCACGGGGTGCCGAGCAACGCCATACCTCGAGCATTGAGCTCGACGCGTCTGCACGAGCTGGCTAATCAGGACTCGGGCTACGGCGCTACTTATCAAACCTCGGCCGGCAACCTCGGTGTACCCGGTGCAAATGGAG